A genomic stretch from Helianthus annuus cultivar XRQ/B chromosome 1, HanXRQr2.0-SUNRISE, whole genome shotgun sequence includes:
- the LOC110898601 gene encoding uncharacterized protein LOC110898601: MDSDGTARGAWVKLEKIYLSNKKARAATLETKFVNLTLAACSSLDDYCQKLKDLANQLEDVDQPISESRLVLQLVRGLPQEFDTTASLINSTNADWDEARSMLTDELIRIEACKPNSSSVIVATGPSNRSSQQQPSHNSRNLGVNSSSQLGLPSSSSLQTLPAAEDEAGDLGTKTEEAVEAGVQAATNPTHLG, from the coding sequence ATGGATTCGGACGGCACTGCACGCGGTGCCTGGGTCAAACTGGAGAAAATTTACTTAAGCAACAAGAAAGCTCGTGCGGCGACATTAGAGACAAAATTCGTGAACCTTACCCTTGCCGCATGCTCCTCTTTGGATGACTATTGTCAAAAGTTGAAGGATTTAGCAAATCAACTTGAAGATGTTGATCAACCGATTTCTGAATCACGTCTCGTTCTTCAATTGGTCCGTGGATTGCCTCAAGAATTTGATACTACCGCCTCATTAATTAACTCTACCAACGCTGATTGGGATGAGGCTCGTTCCATGCTCACCGATGAACTTATCCGCATAGAGGCATGCAAACCCAACTCGTCCTCAGTCATAGTTGCCACTGGCCCTTCTAATCGGTCTTCACAGCAGCAGCCCTCACACAACAGCCGCAATCTTGGAGTCAATAGCAGCAGCCAGCTTGGTCttcccagcagcagcagcctccaAACTTTACCCGCAGCCGAGGACGAGGCCGGGGATCTTGGAACAAAAACAGAGGAGGCCGTGGAGGCCGGGGTTCAGGCCGCAACCAATCCTACTCACCTTGGCTGA